In Triticum urartu cultivar G1812 chromosome 6, Tu2.1, whole genome shotgun sequence, the following proteins share a genomic window:
- the LOC125516002 gene encoding peroxisome biogenesis protein 5-like isoform X1, which produces MGTRHLITGQNNCAPDGASSSNPFGALANTLLGQSNKAESLRGLPGASVNVPTTSDYSGAPLSTLPGSENEFKQDQRPFAWGADFSRGGPANDWVGSFRPPGHSAFGGPEANFAEFEQIYNNAGPTLGPALDGPPQRVLSGVLHSFILSGRAGVPFQAVPVPALGLSEADKQCIRDRSFIMAHHILADQPEEYIQAQVNTLLHSLDIDNSDRMKNPLHGPYPEMEEYWNQSQSALRSGPMHNVENNWITEFGKQNNNPEGWITEFGKQNNNPEGWAHSFVQQYGPNGWASEFEQHQSQMAMGQMGGANMVNLAAMQQSRMLAETLSSNNDPKFQMSRGELIIEDNQVKQGSASQSSDWADEFQTQDNANANSWADQFVHEELSQGSDSWVSEFSSEQNQGGLKEKWVDEFSKLNVDDWAEEFSGGAFGESSADPWADEFQNQLSASKSSGSSRGVYVSSEMNPYVGHPNPMQEVQELFRKGLLSEAALPLEAEVLKNPDNAEGSRLLGVTHAENDDDQQAIAAMLRAQEANPTNLEVLLALGVSRHTNELEQEKH; this is translated from the exons ATGGGGACGCGCCACCTCATCACCGGCCAGAACAACTGCGCCCCGGACGGGGCGTCCTCCTCCAACCCATTCGGCGCCCTCGCCAACACCCTCCTCGGCCAGTCCAACAAAGCGGAG TCACTAAGGGGACTTCCTGGAGCCTCAGTTAATGTTCCAACTACGTCTGATTATAGCGGAGCTCCACTGTCTACTCTCCCTGGCTCTGAGAATGAGTTCAAGCAAGATCAACGACCATTTGCATGG GGTGCCGACTTCAGTCGTGGGGGTCCTGCTAATGATTGGGTTGGATCTTTTCGCCCTCCGGGGCATTCTGCATTTGGAGGGCCAGAAGCAAACTTTGCAGAGTTTGAGCAAATTTATAACAATGCAGGCCCTACCTTGGGACCGGCCTTGGATG GTCCACCACAAAGGGTCTtatctggtgttctgcattctttTATTCTAAGTGGCCGAGCTGGTGTGCCATTTCAAGCTGTCCCAGTACCAGCTCTTGGTTTGTCCGAAGCCGACAAGCAATGTATACGTGATCGCAGCTTCATAATGGCACACCATATTTTGGCCGATCAACCTGAAGAATATATACAAGCACAG GTAAATACATTGCTGCATTCTCTTGATATTGACAATAGTGATCGAATGAAAAATCCCCTGCATGGGCCGTACCCAGAGATGGAGGAGTACTGGAATCAATCCCAAAGTGCTTTGAGATCTGGCCCAATGCACAATGTTGAAAATAATTGGATTACTGAGtttggcaagcaaaacaataaccCTGAGGGTTGGATCACTGAGTTTGGCAAGCAAAATAATAACCCTGAGGGTTGGGCGCACTCTTTTGTGCAGCAATATGGTCCCAATGGATGGGCCTCTGAGTTTGAACAG CATCAGTCTCAGATGGCCATGGGTCAGATGGGAGGAGCGAACATGGTGAATCTCGCAGCTATGCAGCAATCCCGTATGCTTGCAGAAACATTATCAAGTAACAATGACCCAAAATTCCAG ATGAGCCGTGGTGAACTTATTATAGAAGATAACCAAGTAAAACAAGGTTCAGCATCTCAATCCAGTGACTGGGCTGATGAATTTCAAACACAGGATAATGCTAATGCAAATTCTTGGGCAGATCAGTTTGTGCATGAAGAG CTTTCACAAGGGTCCGATAGTTGGGTTAGTGAGTTCTCTAGTGAACAGAATCAGGGTGGGCTCAAAGAGAAGTGGGTCGATGAGTTCTCCAAATTGAATGTGGATGATTGGGCAGAGGAGTTCAGTGGAGGAGCTTTTGGTGAGAGCTCTGCTGATCCGTGGGCAGATGA GTTTCAGAACCAACTGTCAGCTTCCAAAAGTTCTGGCTCTTCTCGAGGGGTTTATGTTTCTTCTGAGATGAACCCATATGTTGGTCACCCTAATCCAATGCAGGAAGTGCAGGAACTCTTTCGGAAGGGCCTCTTAAGTGAAGCTGCTCTTCCTCTGGAGGCTGAAGTTTTAAAGAACCCTGATAATGCTGAAGGTTCGAGGTTGCTTGGAGTAACACATGCCGAAAATGATGATGACCAGCAG GCCATTGCTGCAATGCTGCGTGCCCAGGAGGCCAATCCTACCAACTTGGAAGTTCTTCTTGCTCTTGGTGTCAGTCGTCACACAAACG AGTTGGAACAGGAAAAGCATTAA
- the LOC125516002 gene encoding peroxisome biogenesis protein 5-like isoform X2: MGTRHLITGQNNCAPDGASSSNPFGALANTLLGQSNKAESLRGLPGASVNVPTTSDYSGAPLSTLPGSENEFKQDQRPFAWGADFSRGGPANDWVGSFRPPGHSAFGGPEANFAEFEQIYNNAGPTLGPALDGPPQRVLSGVLHSFILSGRAGVPFQAVPVPALGLSEADKQCIRDRSFIMAHHILADQPEEYIQAQVNTLLHSLDIDNSDRMKNPLHGPYPEMEEYWNQSQSALRSGPMHNVENNWITEFGKQNNNPEGWITEFGKQNNNPEGWAHSFVQQYGPNGWASEFEQHQSQMAMGQMGGANMVNLAAMQQSRMLAETLSSNNDPKFQMSRGELIIEDNQVKQGSASQSSDWADEFQTQDNANANSWADQFVHEELSQGSDSWVSEFSSEQNQGGLKEKWVDEFSKLNVDDWAEEFSGGAFGESSADPWADEFQNQLSASKSSGSSRGVYVSSEMNPYVGHPNPMQEVQELFRKGLLSEAALPLEAEVLKNPDNAEGSRLLGVTHAENDDDQQWEQKQIQIPEGGMERIRYGRVHYRWRKKNP; the protein is encoded by the exons ATGGGGACGCGCCACCTCATCACCGGCCAGAACAACTGCGCCCCGGACGGGGCGTCCTCCTCCAACCCATTCGGCGCCCTCGCCAACACCCTCCTCGGCCAGTCCAACAAAGCGGAG TCACTAAGGGGACTTCCTGGAGCCTCAGTTAATGTTCCAACTACGTCTGATTATAGCGGAGCTCCACTGTCTACTCTCCCTGGCTCTGAGAATGAGTTCAAGCAAGATCAACGACCATTTGCATGG GGTGCCGACTTCAGTCGTGGGGGTCCTGCTAATGATTGGGTTGGATCTTTTCGCCCTCCGGGGCATTCTGCATTTGGAGGGCCAGAAGCAAACTTTGCAGAGTTTGAGCAAATTTATAACAATGCAGGCCCTACCTTGGGACCGGCCTTGGATG GTCCACCACAAAGGGTCTtatctggtgttctgcattctttTATTCTAAGTGGCCGAGCTGGTGTGCCATTTCAAGCTGTCCCAGTACCAGCTCTTGGTTTGTCCGAAGCCGACAAGCAATGTATACGTGATCGCAGCTTCATAATGGCACACCATATTTTGGCCGATCAACCTGAAGAATATATACAAGCACAG GTAAATACATTGCTGCATTCTCTTGATATTGACAATAGTGATCGAATGAAAAATCCCCTGCATGGGCCGTACCCAGAGATGGAGGAGTACTGGAATCAATCCCAAAGTGCTTTGAGATCTGGCCCAATGCACAATGTTGAAAATAATTGGATTACTGAGtttggcaagcaaaacaataaccCTGAGGGTTGGATCACTGAGTTTGGCAAGCAAAATAATAACCCTGAGGGTTGGGCGCACTCTTTTGTGCAGCAATATGGTCCCAATGGATGGGCCTCTGAGTTTGAACAG CATCAGTCTCAGATGGCCATGGGTCAGATGGGAGGAGCGAACATGGTGAATCTCGCAGCTATGCAGCAATCCCGTATGCTTGCAGAAACATTATCAAGTAACAATGACCCAAAATTCCAG ATGAGCCGTGGTGAACTTATTATAGAAGATAACCAAGTAAAACAAGGTTCAGCATCTCAATCCAGTGACTGGGCTGATGAATTTCAAACACAGGATAATGCTAATGCAAATTCTTGGGCAGATCAGTTTGTGCATGAAGAG CTTTCACAAGGGTCCGATAGTTGGGTTAGTGAGTTCTCTAGTGAACAGAATCAGGGTGGGCTCAAAGAGAAGTGGGTCGATGAGTTCTCCAAATTGAATGTGGATGATTGGGCAGAGGAGTTCAGTGGAGGAGCTTTTGGTGAGAGCTCTGCTGATCCGTGGGCAGATGA GTTTCAGAACCAACTGTCAGCTTCCAAAAGTTCTGGCTCTTCTCGAGGGGTTTATGTTTCTTCTGAGATGAACCCATATGTTGGTCACCCTAATCCAATGCAGGAAGTGCAGGAACTCTTTCGGAAGGGCCTCTTAAGTGAAGCTGCTCTTCCTCTGGAGGCTGAAGTTTTAAAGAACCCTGATAATGCTGAAGGTTCGAGGTTGCTTGGAGTAACACATGCCGAAAATGATGATGACCAGCAG TGGGAGCAGAAACAAATACAGATACCCGAAGGAGGTATGGAGCGAATACGGTATGGACGTGTACACTATCGCTGGAGGAAAAAGAACCCTTAA